One Paenibacillus sp. FSL H7-0737 DNA segment encodes these proteins:
- a CDS encoding carbohydrate ABC transporter permease: MTQVSTFRKKLRNNVTAYLFLLPTILVLGTFLFLPVFYSLYLSGHKVNLLGDVSYKWVGFNNFTRMAGDERAWIALKNTASFALFVVPLQTAFAILLAVILNAKLRFKNFFRIVFFMPTVTSSAVLSLIFMWIYNSNGLLNRVLEFVGLHGYNWLGDPAVALKAIMLMNIWSTAPFFMVVFLAALQDIPDALYESAMLDGAGGFRRFISITLPMIKPATFFTVVMGVIGTFQLFDQSYIFSAGSGGPNNSTLTVALLIYQYAFKNLDFGYASALAVMLAAVIMIVTLIQRKLFSEEKLN; this comes from the coding sequence ATGACTCAAGTCTCAACATTTAGAAAGAAGCTAAGAAATAATGTGACGGCCTATCTGTTCCTGCTTCCTACTATTCTTGTACTGGGCACTTTTTTGTTCCTGCCAGTTTTTTATTCGCTCTATTTATCAGGACATAAGGTAAATTTACTTGGTGATGTCAGTTACAAGTGGGTTGGATTCAATAATTTTACACGTATGGCCGGTGACGAGAGAGCTTGGATTGCACTGAAAAACACGGCATCCTTTGCGCTGTTCGTTGTACCTTTGCAGACTGCATTTGCTATTTTATTAGCCGTTATTTTGAATGCTAAGCTTAGATTTAAAAATTTCTTCCGAATCGTATTTTTTATGCCGACGGTTACTTCCTCGGCGGTATTGTCACTTATTTTTATGTGGATTTACAATTCAAACGGTCTGCTGAACCGTGTGCTTGAGTTCGTAGGTTTGCATGGTTACAACTGGCTTGGAGATCCGGCGGTCGCTCTTAAGGCGATCATGCTTATGAATATATGGTCTACTGCTCCGTTTTTTATGGTAGTCTTCTTAGCTGCACTGCAAGATATCCCTGATGCATTGTACGAGTCGGCCATGCTGGATGGGGCAGGAGGATTTAGACGTTTTATTTCTATTACGCTTCCGATGATTAAGCCAGCGACCTTCTTCACGGTAGTTATGGGAGTCATTGGTACCTTTCAGCTATTCGATCAATCGTATATTTTTTCGGCAGGCTCCGGCGGCCCGAATAACTCTACCTTAACGGTGGCATTGCTTATCTATCAGTATGCGTTTAAAAATCTCGACTTCGGTTACGCTTCTGCGCTCGCTGTCATGCTGGCTGCGGTCATTATGATCGTAACGCTGATCCAGCGGAAGCTATTCTCCGAAGAGAAGCTGAACTAG
- a CDS encoding cellulase family glycosylhydrolase produces the protein MTTRIQKSFLSLTLVTALLLSLFSSIAAAATKDEQQAKAAPKSKIQSYVDDMQPGWNLGNTLDATGEDETSWGNPRVTQELIKKIAAQGYKSIRIPITWDSHIGEAPNYTIEKAYLDRVEEVVGWALDAKLYVMINVHHDSWLWVSHMEEKHEETLARYNAAWTQIADRFKDKSDKLMFESINEPRFTDGGSTDEAKMEQMLAELNNSFHQIVRNSGGKNDVRPLVLPSLETSPTQPRMDQLYKTITALNDPNIIATVHYYGFWPFSVNIAGYTTFEKDTKNDIIQTFDNVYNTFVAKGIPVIVGEFGLLGFDKDTGVIEQGEKLKFFEYLTYYLKEKKMTSMLWDNGQHFNRKTYKWSDSELQGVLMSGLKERSSSTESDLVYLKKGAAIKDTKVKLNLNGNKLTMISANGKYLTKGKDYTLNGEELTLKASQLKKLTASQKYGENAVLTLKFNKGVAWRLKIIVNDTAKLSDAKGTTESFAIPTTFNGNQLATMEAVYTPGGNAGPQDWTPFKEFGNTFSPSYNTKEIKLLPAFFKDVKDGEVILKFHFWNGDILTYKITKSGTNVVGKSS, from the coding sequence ATGACTACTCGAATCCAGAAATCATTCTTATCATTGACCCTTGTCACCGCTCTTCTGCTCTCTTTGTTCTCATCCATTGCCGCCGCTGCCACTAAGGACGAGCAACAAGCTAAGGCAGCACCAAAGAGTAAGATCCAATCCTATGTAGACGATATGCAGCCCGGATGGAACCTTGGCAATACTCTAGATGCTACAGGTGAGGATGAAACCTCCTGGGGCAATCCGCGTGTGACCCAAGAACTGATTAAGAAAATCGCCGCACAAGGCTACAAAAGTATCCGTATTCCTATCACTTGGGATTCACACATAGGCGAAGCACCGAACTACACTATTGAAAAAGCTTACCTCGACCGTGTCGAAGAAGTTGTAGGCTGGGCGCTGGACGCCAAGTTATATGTAATGATTAACGTCCATCACGACTCCTGGTTATGGGTAAGTCATATGGAAGAGAAGCATGAGGAAACGCTGGCGCGTTATAATGCAGCATGGACTCAAATTGCTGACCGCTTCAAGGATAAATCCGATAAGCTGATGTTCGAAAGCATTAATGAACCTCGTTTCACAGATGGCGGAAGTACGGATGAAGCGAAGATGGAACAGATGCTTGCAGAGCTCAACAATTCCTTCCATCAGATCGTTCGAAACTCAGGTGGAAAAAATGATGTCCGTCCACTAGTGCTACCTTCATTAGAGACTTCTCCTACCCAACCTAGAATGGATCAGCTCTACAAGACGATTACAGCTCTTAACGATCCGAACATAATTGCGACCGTTCACTACTATGGCTTCTGGCCGTTCAGTGTGAATATCGCTGGTTACACCACGTTTGAAAAAGATACAAAAAACGATATCATCCAAACTTTTGATAACGTTTACAACACATTCGTAGCCAAAGGAATCCCTGTTATCGTTGGTGAGTTTGGACTGCTAGGATTCGATAAAGATACAGGTGTGATTGAACAAGGCGAGAAGCTGAAATTCTTCGAGTACCTTACCTATTATTTAAAAGAAAAGAAAATGACCTCCATGCTCTGGGATAATGGGCAGCATTTCAACCGCAAAACGTATAAGTGGTCCGATTCTGAGCTGCAGGGTGTATTAATGTCTGGTCTGAAGGAACGTTCCTCCAGCACTGAAAGCGATCTGGTCTATCTAAAAAAAGGTGCAGCGATCAAAGACACCAAGGTGAAGCTGAACCTAAACGGCAATAAGCTAACCATGATTAGTGCAAATGGGAAGTATCTAACAAAGGGAAAAGATTACACCTTGAATGGCGAGGAGCTCACACTCAAAGCCAGCCAACTCAAAAAACTCACAGCTTCCCAAAAATACGGTGAAAATGCCGTGTTAACGCTGAAATTCAACAAAGGTGTTGCGTGGAGACTAAAGATCATCGTGAATGACACTGCCAAATTAAGTGATGCCAAAGGTACGACTGAATCGTTTGCGATTCCAACTACCTTTAATGGTAACCAGCTTGCCACGATGGAGGCTGTCTATACCCCTGGTGGCAATGCAGGCCCGCAAGACTGGACACCATTCAAGGAGTTCGGCAATACGTTCTCACCCTCTTATAACACGAAAGAAATCAAGCTGCTTCCAGCCTTCTTTAAAGATGTTAAAGATGGAGAGGTCATCTTGAAATTCCACTTCTGGAATGGTGATATCCTTACGTACAAGATCACGAAGAGTGGAACAAACGTTGTAGGAAAATCTTCTTAA
- a CDS encoding amylo-alpha-1,6-glucosidase, giving the protein MNYRVIKENDLFLMTDKSGDIPDNDQSGLGLYTRDTRFLSRMEIRINNQRPILLSSAADENYISTIRLTNPHMEEDGKLILWRESVEIERTRFIYEGALYETFKLTSYYPKAIQFDFSVLLDADFTDMFVIRGFQHGKLGSKTGERSASGERVISYLGADELLRETKVKWDTQESRISEAGEVHFDVELKHQESVEIAFFIAPMIDGNEPLQHEPKEAMNKLRASYASWNASSTSISSDMPLFNKLYHRGVQDLRVLLTDLGYGQFPVAGLPWYSVPFGRDSLIAALQMLSLNPQIAKGTLLTMAAYQGQKEDEWRDEQPGKVMHEIRYGELAATNQVPFTPYYGTIDATPLFLLLTAEYYHWTGDLDFVSSLMPHLNAALNWIKEYGDYDKDSFVEYYQKSSKGIANQGWKDSADSVIHSNGDYAEAPIALVEVQGYVYQALTRLAPIFKSLGHEEQAEVMEKDAAQLRTRFEEDFWMDDEQFYAIALDKDKKRVDSVTSNAGHILMSGIASPERAKAVAERLVAPDLFGGYGIRTMSTAATGYNPMSYHDGSVWPHDNSLCLLGLSQSGFTEEAITVMQGLLNAADQFEYYRLPELYCGYSDQLGAPVPYPVACSPQAWAAGTPLTFVQALLGLQPNALTRQITIKPALLNGMNDLKVEQLQIGNGTLSLRVSRVDNEPKLEILSNQTGYELVIL; this is encoded by the coding sequence TTGAATTATCGAGTTATCAAAGAAAATGATCTGTTTCTAATGACGGACAAAAGTGGGGACATACCGGACAATGATCAATCGGGTCTAGGTCTCTATACCAGAGATACCCGTTTCTTAAGCCGAATGGAAATCCGAATTAATAATCAGCGACCGATATTGTTATCCTCCGCTGCCGATGAGAATTATATCTCTACCATTCGTCTTACCAATCCTCATATGGAGGAAGACGGTAAATTGATTTTGTGGCGTGAGTCTGTAGAGATTGAACGTACACGCTTTATTTATGAGGGTGCACTATATGAGACCTTCAAGTTAACAAGTTATTATCCAAAAGCAATCCAATTCGATTTCTCTGTGCTGTTAGATGCAGATTTTACAGATATGTTCGTGATTCGTGGGTTTCAGCATGGAAAGCTAGGAAGTAAGACGGGTGAACGAAGTGCTTCAGGTGAAAGAGTGATCAGTTATCTCGGGGCAGATGAGTTACTGAGAGAAACCAAGGTGAAATGGGATACTCAGGAAAGCCGAATAAGCGAGGCAGGTGAGGTACATTTCGATGTCGAGCTTAAGCATCAGGAGAGTGTTGAAATCGCTTTCTTTATTGCTCCGATGATAGATGGCAACGAGCCGCTGCAGCATGAACCTAAGGAAGCAATGAATAAACTCAGAGCATCTTACGCTAGTTGGAATGCTTCATCGACTTCCATCAGCAGTGATATGCCGTTATTTAACAAGCTGTACCATCGAGGTGTTCAAGATTTACGGGTGCTGCTAACAGACCTTGGTTATGGGCAGTTTCCGGTTGCAGGCTTGCCGTGGTACTCCGTTCCCTTTGGACGCGACAGCCTGATTGCAGCGCTGCAGATGTTATCTTTGAATCCTCAAATTGCTAAGGGAACCTTACTTACAATGGCTGCCTACCAAGGACAGAAGGAAGATGAGTGGCGCGACGAGCAGCCAGGCAAAGTGATGCACGAAATCCGGTATGGAGAGTTAGCGGCTACTAACCAGGTTCCGTTCACACCATATTACGGCACAATCGATGCAACACCTCTGTTCCTGCTGCTTACGGCAGAGTATTACCACTGGACAGGAGATCTTGACTTTGTTAGCTCTTTAATGCCGCATCTCAACGCTGCATTGAATTGGATTAAAGAATATGGCGATTATGATAAGGATTCCTTTGTGGAGTATTATCAGAAGTCATCCAAGGGAATTGCCAATCAAGGTTGGAAGGATTCTGCGGATTCCGTCATTCATAGTAATGGTGATTATGCGGAGGCCCCGATCGCGCTAGTAGAGGTTCAAGGTTATGTGTATCAGGCGCTGACTCGACTTGCTCCTATCTTCAAGAGCTTAGGTCACGAAGAACAGGCAGAGGTTATGGAAAAAGATGCAGCTCAGCTGCGAACCCGTTTCGAGGAAGACTTCTGGATGGATGATGAGCAATTTTATGCAATCGCCTTGGATAAGGATAAGAAACGGGTAGACTCCGTTACTTCGAATGCAGGACATATTCTAATGTCAGGAATCGCCTCGCCAGAGCGGGCAAAAGCAGTTGCGGAAAGACTAGTAGCCCCTGATCTCTTCGGAGGATACGGTATTCGGACTATGAGTACTGCGGCTACAGGTTACAATCCGATGAGTTACCATGACGGAAGTGTATGGCCGCATGATAACTCACTCTGTTTGCTTGGCCTAAGTCAGTCCGGGTTCACAGAGGAAGCAATCACTGTTATGCAAGGATTACTGAACGCAGCTGACCAATTTGAATATTACAGATTGCCTGAATTGTATTGTGGTTACAGTGACCAGCTCGGTGCTCCTGTTCCTTATCCGGTAGCCTGTTCTCCACAAGCATGGGCGGCTGGAACACCATTGACCTTCGTGCAAGCGCTCCTTGGTCTTCAACCGAATGCTCTAACCCGGCAGATTACGATCAAGCCTGCACTTCTAAACGGTATGAATGACTTAAAGGTGGAGCAATTACAGATTGGCAATGGCACGCTCAGCCTGCGAGTTAGTCGTGTGGATAACGAGCCAAAGCTGGAGATTTTATCTAACCAAACAGGTTATGAACTGGTGATTCTATAG
- the gtfA gene encoding sucrose phosphorylase has protein sequence MQIKNEAMLITYADSLGRNLKELNEVLDKHLRGIVGGVHLLPFYPSSGDRGFAPMDYTKVDPAFGDWSDVEAMSKDYYMMFDFMINHISRQSPYFQDFLEKKDASEYADLFIRYKDFWPNGEPTQEDVDLIYKRKPRAPYVEVAFKDGSLEKVWCTFDEQQIDLDVTTATTQKFITDNLTFLAEKGASIIRLDAFAYANKKIGTNCFFVEPDIWEMLNQSEQAVAPYGVTVLPEIHEHYSIQLKIAEQDYYVYDFALPMLVLHALFSGKVNRLVHWLEICPRKQFTTLDTHDGIGVVDVKDLLSDEEAEMTRESLYSQGANVKKIYSTEAYNNLDIYQINCTYYSALGNDDQAYLLARAIQCFAPGIPQIYYVGLLAGVNDIELLEKTKEGRNINRHYYTQDEVDAEVKRPVVQKLFNILKFRNSNPAFDGDIQIEQLDENNVVITWKNLLNEAKLEANLLTKAFTISQKEKLADWEMVAL, from the coding sequence ATGCAAATTAAGAATGAAGCTATGTTGATTACCTATGCAGATAGCCTCGGGCGTAATTTAAAAGAATTAAACGAAGTATTAGATAAGCATCTGCGAGGCATCGTTGGAGGTGTTCATTTACTACCGTTTTATCCTTCTTCGGGTGACAGAGGATTTGCACCAATGGATTATACCAAAGTGGATCCTGCATTCGGAGATTGGTCGGACGTCGAAGCGATGAGTAAAGATTATTATATGATGTTTGATTTTATGATTAATCATATCTCCAGACAATCTCCTTATTTTCAGGACTTTCTTGAGAAAAAGGATGCATCAGAATATGCCGACTTGTTTATCCGTTACAAGGATTTTTGGCCGAACGGGGAGCCCACTCAGGAAGATGTGGATTTAATCTATAAGCGTAAACCACGCGCTCCATACGTAGAGGTTGCCTTTAAGGATGGTAGCTTGGAGAAAGTATGGTGTACCTTTGATGAACAACAGATTGATCTGGATGTGACCACAGCAACGACGCAGAAATTTATAACAGACAACCTTACTTTTTTGGCGGAAAAAGGTGCTTCAATTATTCGACTAGATGCTTTCGCATATGCCAACAAAAAAATCGGTACGAATTGTTTCTTTGTTGAGCCGGATATTTGGGAGATGCTGAATCAATCTGAGCAGGCCGTTGCCCCTTATGGTGTGACCGTGTTGCCGGAAATTCATGAGCATTATAGCATCCAGTTAAAAATCGCAGAACAGGATTACTATGTATATGATTTTGCGTTACCAATGTTGGTGCTGCATGCTTTATTTAGTGGGAAAGTAAACCGGTTGGTTCATTGGCTGGAGATTTGCCCGAGAAAGCAGTTTACAACACTAGACACGCATGATGGTATTGGTGTGGTGGATGTAAAGGATCTTTTGAGCGATGAAGAAGCAGAAATGACAAGAGAAAGTCTCTATAGCCAAGGAGCTAATGTCAAAAAAATATATAGCACTGAAGCATATAACAACCTTGATATTTACCAAATCAACTGTACCTATTATTCAGCACTTGGGAATGATGATCAGGCTTATTTGCTGGCGAGAGCCATCCAATGTTTTGCGCCAGGCATACCACAGATTTATTATGTGGGACTATTAGCTGGAGTGAATGATATAGAGCTTCTGGAAAAGACCAAAGAAGGACGGAATATTAATCGGCATTATTATACCCAAGATGAGGTTGATGCTGAGGTGAAGCGCCCGGTTGTGCAAAAGCTCTTTAACATTTTGAAATTCAGAAATAGTAATCCAGCCTTTGATGGAGACATTCAGATTGAACAGTTGGATGAGAATAATGTGGTGATAACTTGGAAAAATCTGCTGAACGAAGCGAAACTGGAAGCGAATCTGTTAACCAAGGCATTTACGATTTCGCAAAAAGAAAAGTTAGCGGATTGGGAAATGGTTGCATTGTAA
- a CDS encoding LacI family DNA-binding transcriptional regulator — MVTIKDIAKAASVSVTTVSRALNGYDDVNEGTRLKIRTIADQLGYSPNMAARSLISKKTKTLGLLLSNVTRDSSKDNIAFEVLCGINDRSGELDYDLVLFSTTPQKQRVKSYKTLCQERGVDGVIIMGIRLDDPYLKEIVSSDIPCVLIDITLEGPNVGYVTSDNTKGALHAVTHLLESGHRHIAMINGHTQADVALLRLEGYRLALENYGIPFDESLVFNGLFSEQGGKEAAQQMMSSHPEVTAIFCASDLMALGAMQGVKEAGKAVPGDISIIGYDNIDLTAYCTPALTTVNQHKYELGTNAAQILIDLLEKQQAIHHVMLPSELIKRDSVRTL; from the coding sequence ATGGTTACTATAAAAGATATTGCCAAAGCCGCCAGCGTATCCGTAACAACCGTCTCCCGAGCCTTAAATGGTTATGACGATGTTAACGAAGGTACCCGGCTCAAGATTAGAACTATTGCAGACCAATTAGGCTATAGCCCTAACATGGCTGCCAGATCGCTTATATCTAAAAAAACAAAAACGCTGGGTCTCCTACTCTCCAACGTAACAAGAGATAGCTCCAAAGACAATATAGCCTTTGAAGTATTATGCGGGATCAATGATCGTTCAGGAGAGCTGGATTATGACCTTGTACTCTTCAGCACAACCCCGCAAAAGCAAAGAGTGAAATCCTATAAGACATTATGCCAAGAAAGAGGTGTAGATGGTGTCATTATTATGGGGATTCGACTGGATGATCCCTATCTCAAGGAAATCGTATCCTCTGATATTCCTTGCGTGCTCATTGATATTACACTTGAAGGGCCAAATGTCGGTTATGTCACCTCTGATAATACAAAAGGGGCGCTTCACGCAGTAACTCATCTGCTAGAGTCAGGACATCGCCATATTGCTATGATTAACGGACATACCCAAGCAGATGTAGCACTTCTTCGATTAGAAGGTTACCGTCTCGCCCTTGAGAATTACGGTATTCCCTTTGACGAATCCCTCGTTTTTAACGGATTATTTTCCGAACAAGGAGGAAAAGAAGCTGCTCAGCAGATGATGTCCAGCCATCCTGAGGTCACTGCTATTTTTTGTGCAAGTGATTTGATGGCGCTTGGAGCTATGCAGGGTGTGAAGGAAGCCGGAAAAGCGGTGCCCGGGGATATTTCAATTATAGGTTACGATAATATTGATTTGACAGCGTATTGCACACCAGCTTTGACTACAGTGAATCAACATAAATACGAGTTAGGAACCAACGCTGCTCAGATCCTCATAGATCTACTAGAGAAACAACAAGCTATTCATCATGTCATGCTTCCTAGCGAGCTAATAAAAAGAGATAGCGTTCGTACCCTTTAA
- a CDS encoding ABC transporter substrate-binding protein has product MRKSGLIILSLMLVAGLMLTACGGNKTNSNAGTAATNNSTDKETAAPTTDEPVTITLAGWGASPEEQDLLNQTLKEFEAKYPNVKVNYEVIADQYMDVIKTRLIGGEGPDVFYLDAFEAPGLIEANVLEPLDSYVTPEFDVADFEQPMVDAFKKDDVSYGFPKDFSTLAMFYNKKDFAEAGITTPPTTWDELKADAIKLTKKEGDKITRYGFGVAPELARQMFMIQAFGGKVSDEEGKATFASAEALPGLQLVVDMHNVDKSSGEPKEVGAGWGGEMFGQGKASIVFEGNWAIPFLESNYKDLDYATAELPTVNGTKGTMAFTVAYVMNKQSKKKEAAWQLISFLTGKDGMKTWTSKGFALPTRKSVAQELGYDKDELRGAIVAGASYATPWQAASTLPTITNNFNNQFVDTFMGNSKLEDAMKKAEDVANKEIEAAK; this is encoded by the coding sequence ATGAGAAAATCGGGGTTAATAATTCTATCTTTGATGCTGGTTGCTGGACTAATGTTGACCGCATGTGGTGGCAACAAAACAAACAGTAACGCAGGAACGGCAGCAACAAACAATAGCACAGATAAAGAAACAGCAGCACCGACAACGGATGAGCCGGTTACGATTACTCTTGCAGGCTGGGGAGCGAGTCCTGAAGAGCAGGATCTGTTAAATCAGACGCTGAAGGAGTTCGAAGCTAAATATCCGAATGTGAAAGTGAATTACGAAGTTATTGCCGATCAATACATGGATGTTATCAAGACTAGACTCATAGGTGGAGAAGGTCCGGACGTCTTCTATCTGGATGCATTTGAGGCGCCTGGTCTCATTGAAGCTAATGTGCTGGAGCCGTTGGACAGTTATGTGACACCTGAGTTTGATGTTGCAGACTTTGAACAGCCAATGGTTGATGCTTTTAAGAAGGATGATGTATCTTACGGATTCCCTAAGGATTTCTCTACACTTGCTATGTTCTACAATAAAAAGGATTTTGCCGAAGCGGGAATTACGACTCCTCCAACAACTTGGGATGAACTGAAAGCAGATGCGATCAAGCTGACTAAAAAAGAAGGAGATAAAATCACTCGTTATGGTTTCGGCGTTGCTCCTGAGCTTGCACGTCAGATGTTCATGATCCAAGCGTTCGGTGGAAAAGTTTCTGACGAAGAAGGCAAAGCAACCTTCGCATCTGCGGAAGCACTACCAGGTCTTCAGCTTGTTGTAGATATGCATAACGTTGACAAATCCTCCGGTGAGCCTAAGGAAGTAGGTGCTGGCTGGGGTGGAGAAATGTTCGGGCAAGGCAAGGCTTCTATCGTATTCGAAGGCAACTGGGCGATTCCATTCCTGGAATCCAACTATAAGGATCTGGATTATGCTACCGCTGAGCTTCCAACGGTGAACGGCACTAAAGGCACAATGGCCTTTACGGTAGCTTATGTAATGAACAAGCAATCGAAGAAGAAAGAAGCGGCTTGGCAGTTAATCTCTTTCTTGACAGGCAAAGACGGAATGAAGACCTGGACCAGCAAAGGGTTCGCACTTCCTACACGGAAATCGGTCGCACAGGAGCTGGGCTACGACAAGGATGAACTGCGTGGAGCAATTGTAGCGGGTGCCTCCTATGCAACGCCTTGGCAAGCCGCATCTACGTTGCCTACCATCACTAATAACTTCAATAACCAATTTGTAGATACATTTATGGGCAACTCTAAGCTTGAGGATGCAATGAAGAAAGCTGAAGATGTAGCGAATAAGGAAATTGAAGCAGCAAAATAA
- a CDS encoding carbohydrate ABC transporter permease, which produces MNYSKGVKVVLYFLLFAYGCVTVIPFLWALSSSFKPLSEIVSGSINFIPKQFTFQNYYDIFVKEPLFLRWMFNSALIAVVSTLCNTLFNSMAGYALARIDFTGSKVVFFLILAVQMIPGQLTIVPAYLIMKQLDLLNTYAALTLPMMVNATFIFMMRQFFLSFPKELEEAAEMDGLNKFGTFFRIALPLAIPALAAQTIFVFMGAWNEFLKPLMFMSDKSMFTLTLGLNTFKGQYISHWNYIMAASMVFTLPALLIYAFFNRFFIKGITFTGSK; this is translated from the coding sequence ATTAACTATTCCAAAGGGGTTAAGGTGGTTCTGTATTTCCTGTTATTCGCATATGGGTGCGTGACGGTCATACCTTTCCTATGGGCACTATCCTCATCGTTTAAACCGTTAAGCGAGATTGTGTCAGGGAGTATCAACTTTATTCCAAAACAGTTCACTTTCCAGAACTATTACGACATCTTCGTGAAGGAGCCGCTGTTCCTCAGATGGATGTTCAACAGTGCACTCATCGCTGTAGTTTCAACGCTATGCAATACCTTGTTCAACTCTATGGCGGGTTATGCGCTTGCACGTATTGATTTTACAGGCAGCAAGGTTGTGTTTTTTCTTATCTTGGCCGTACAGATGATTCCCGGCCAATTGACTATCGTGCCTGCATATCTGATCATGAAACAGCTTGATTTGTTGAATACTTATGCCGCACTGACGCTGCCGATGATGGTAAATGCGACGTTCATCTTTATGATGCGGCAATTCTTCCTGAGCTTTCCGAAAGAGCTGGAGGAGGCTGCCGAGATGGATGGTCTAAATAAGTTCGGCACATTTTTCCGCATTGCTCTGCCACTTGCTATCCCCGCATTGGCGGCTCAGACGATCTTTGTATTCATGGGTGCATGGAATGAATTTCTGAAGCCACTGATGTTCATGTCAGACAAGTCGATGTTCACACTTACACTTGGTCTCAATACTTTTAAGGGCCAGTATATTAGCCACTGGAATTATATTATGGCCGCATCAATGGTGTTTACCCTACCCGCACTACTTATTTATGCATTCTTCAACCGCTTCTTTATAAAAGGAATTACGTTTACCGGCAGTAAATAA
- a CDS encoding M48 family metallopeptidase: protein MKIEYDNQVIEFNVQYGNGKKISIHIDSSGRITLKVPKKTSEETIKSVVERNGKLIVEKLKSIEANRETPKLKEYEDEGKFLYLGKYYSLQELIETGDLNEEELKLKLKKFYFASCKKVVGERINKYQTQLRVKPKTIDIVESRTKWGSCSSDKKLTFNYRLAMAPVEVIDYVIIHELCHLLHMNHDRSFWRKVGSLMPDYKEKEEYLARYGRAMTL from the coding sequence ATGAAGATTGAGTACGACAATCAGGTGATCGAGTTTAATGTTCAATATGGAAATGGCAAGAAAATCTCCATTCATATAGATTCTTCGGGCCGTATAACGCTCAAAGTTCCCAAGAAAACAAGTGAAGAGACGATCAAAAGCGTTGTAGAGCGTAATGGGAAATTAATAGTGGAGAAGCTAAAAAGTATTGAAGCGAACCGAGAAACACCAAAGCTCAAAGAGTATGAAGACGAGGGTAAGTTCCTGTATCTAGGCAAATATTATTCGCTTCAAGAGTTAATAGAGACAGGGGATTTAAATGAGGAAGAGCTTAAACTTAAGCTGAAGAAATTCTATTTCGCTAGCTGTAAGAAGGTTGTAGGTGAACGGATCAATAAATATCAGACACAGCTTAGAGTAAAGCCTAAGACGATTGACATTGTTGAGTCTAGAACCAAGTGGGGAAGCTGTAGCTCGGATAAAAAGCTAACCTTTAACTATCGCCTAGCGATGGCTCCAGTGGAGGTAATCGATTATGTGATTATCCATGAACTGTGTCATTTACTTCATATGAATCATGACCGCTCTTTTTGGCGAAAGGTTGGAAGCCTCATGCCGGATTATAAGGAGAAGGAAGAGTATTTAGCTAGATATGGGCGTGCTATGACGCTGTGA